One window of Bacillus sp. THAF10 genomic DNA carries:
- a CDS encoding cytoplasmic protein: MENKIIMAHQYSSHHRKTMEFSNLCGCFFCTEIYHPSAIEEWIDNGQTALCPKCGIDAVIAESVEFPISEEFLIKMKEYWF, encoded by the coding sequence ATGGAAAACAAAATAATTATGGCTCATCAATACAGTAGCCATCATCGAAAAACCATGGAATTCAGCAATTTATGTGGGTGTTTTTTCTGTACAGAAATTTATCATCCTAGTGCGATTGAGGAGTGGATTGACAATGGTCAAACTGCACTTTGCCCGAAGTGTGGGATAGATGCCGTGATAGCGGAAAGTGTGGAGTTTCCAATTTCAGAAGAGTTTTTGATAAAAATGAAGGAATATTGGTTTTGA
- a CDS encoding AraC family transcriptional regulator gives MAMVESIQRAIAFIENNILEDLSIGKIAQEANFSSFHFQRAFALLTDVSVGEYIRRRRLSLAAQDLLSTDDKIIDIAFKYGYDTPEAFTKAFRRQHGTSPSDVRRFEGKLQTYNRLVIQVTLKGAEPMKYSVVNKDAFRVVGVKRTYSLGNGENMAEIPKLWQEVNENGITEKLVDMNNGLIKGILGVCGATTEEMRTKNLMDYWVAAASSEDPPEGMEELEIPATKWAVFEVHGAMPHAMQDKWKQIFSEWFPSNSYEHAGTPDFEWYGDGNPNSEDYYSEIWIPVK, from the coding sequence CAATGGTAGAATCCATCCAAAGAGCAATCGCATTTATAGAGAATAACATCCTTGAAGACTTATCCATAGGGAAAATTGCACAGGAAGCTAATTTTTCTTCATTTCATTTTCAACGCGCCTTTGCGTTGTTAACGGATGTTTCCGTGGGTGAGTATATAAGGCGGCGCAGACTTTCTCTCGCAGCACAGGACCTCTTATCAACAGACGATAAAATCATCGACATTGCTTTTAAGTATGGTTATGACACTCCAGAAGCTTTCACCAAAGCGTTTCGCCGTCAGCATGGGACCTCACCATCTGATGTGCGAAGGTTTGAAGGAAAGCTACAAACCTATAATCGCCTGGTTATCCAGGTAACCTTGAAAGGGGCAGAGCCAATGAAGTACAGTGTGGTAAACAAAGATGCGTTTAGAGTAGTTGGAGTGAAGAGGACATATTCGCTTGGCAATGGAGAAAACATGGCGGAGATTCCAAAGCTGTGGCAGGAAGTGAATGAAAATGGAATCACTGAAAAGCTAGTGGATATGAACAATGGATTGATCAAAGGTATTCTAGGAGTTTGTGGTGCTACTACTGAGGAAATGCGCACAAAAAACCTAATGGACTATTGGGTTGCAGCAGCATCATCAGAAGATCCACCCGAAGGTATGGAAGAGTTAGAGATTCCTGCAACAAAGTGGGCAGTGTTTGAGGTACATGGTGCGATGCCACATGCCATGCAAGATAAATGGAAGCAAATCTTCTCTGAGTGGTTCCCATCCAATTCTTATGAGCATGCCGGAACACCAGATTTTGAATGGTATGGAGACGGAAATCCAAACAGTGAGGATTATTATTCGGAGATTTGGATTCCGGTGAAATAA